A genomic segment from Necator americanus strain Aroian chromosome III, whole genome shotgun sequence encodes:
- a CDS encoding hypothetical protein (NECATOR_CHRIII.G12585.T1) has protein sequence MHYDTRLGPASKPGCTEFASASQANNIGWDDLWEEIADEVTIQWLCYKDPVSLTWEFEKKPRRSYLNLEDRCKL, from the exons ATGCACTACGACACAAGGCTAGGTCCCGCGTCGAAGCCCGGTTGCACTGAGTTTGCGTCAGCAAGCCAGGCAAATAATATTGGATGGGACGACCTGTGGGAAGAGATCGCCG ATGAGGTGACCATACAATGGCTATGTTACAAGGATCCTGTCTCGCTCACCTgggaatttgaaaagaagccGCGACGCTCCTAT CTCAACTTGGAGGACAGATGTAAACTGTAA